CCAACATCTCACGAACCAGCTGGATGGCCGCAGCCAAAGAAGGCGAGGCTGCCCCCGCGGAGGCCATGACGGCCTGGCCGGGTTCGGCAGGCGTTACCTCTGCAGCCGGTTTCAACACCGAGGGCTCATCTGATGCGCCCAGCAAGTTCAAGCGGGGCGCAGAGAGAGTCTTTTCCACTGCCCGACTGTCACACACCGGACAAGACAGCAAGCCCTGAGCCTGCTGGGTTTCAAACGCCGCATGGTCTTTGAACCAACCCTCAAAGGGATGGCCGTGCTCACACTTCAGATTAAAAACTTTCATAGCCGGATTTTAAGAGATCCCTCGAAGTTCATCTCGAGCCGTTGGACCATCGAGGTGGTCTGTAATTCCCCAATCAAGCACTTCTAGAGAAAAATCAGAGGCCAGTAACCGCTGAATGCCTGCGTTTGGAATCGGCCAGTGCCGAGACGCTTGAAGATCGATCTGATTGGCCAAACGATAGATCATGTCTAACACGCCCCCATGGCTAAACACAGCCACGGTTTGACCGGGGTGTTGGCCAACAATTTCTCGGATGCCCGTTTCCACACGGCCACGAAAATCCACCAATGACTCGCCGCCCTGGGGGCAAAACTCTGGGTCACGGTCTTGCCAACGACGATAGTCGTCTGGATACCGGCGCGATATTTCTTCGGGCGTTAACCCCTGAAACACACCGAAGTCACGCTCGGCCATCGCGGGCACCAGCTGAACCGAACGTTGCTGATAGGCCGCCAGTGGGGCAGCCGTCTGCGTGGTGCGTGCCAGCGGGCTTGTATAGATCGCATCTAACACAACTGAACCAAGCCGTTTGGCTACCGAAGCTGCCTGGGCATGGCCCAATGCATTTAAGGCAATGTCAGTGCTGCCCTGAAGACGCCGAGAGGCATTCCAGTCTGTCTCACCGTGCCGCACCAGCCAGATGGTTGTTTTCAATCACCGATCCAGTGTCTTAAAGCCCGTGCTGAATCAGCTCTATTTTGTAGCCGTCCGGATCTTGCACAAACGCAATGACGGTCTC
The nucleotide sequence above comes from beta proteobacterium MWH-UniP1. Encoded proteins:
- a CDS encoding DUF1178 family protein, producing MKVFNLKCEHGHPFEGWFKDHAAFETQQAQGLLSCPVCDSRAVEKTLSAPRLNLLGASDEPSVLKPAAEVTPAEPGQAVMASAGAASPSLAAAIQLVREMLAASEDVGDRFAEEARAMHTNDIPARPIHGQTDFETAQELAEEGIPVVAIPFGKLLKTPLQ
- a CDS encoding histidine phosphatase family protein codes for the protein MKTTIWLVRHGETDWNASRRLQGSTDIALNALGHAQAASVAKRLGSVVLDAIYTSPLARTTQTAAPLAAYQQRSVQLVPAMAERDFGVFQGLTPEEISRRYPDDYRRWQDRDPEFCPQGGESLVDFRGRVETGIREIVGQHPGQTVAVFSHGGVLDMIYRLANQIDLQASRHWPIPNAGIQRLLASDFSLEVLDWGITDHLDGPTARDELRGIS